The DNA window CTGTAAGAATTCCGGTTCATTAGGATTTTTTGCTTCAATTTTTGCAATAAACTCTTGGATTTTCTGGTCAATATTATATTGTTCCATATATTAAGGTTGAATATTATTGTCAACAAATTTAATTTTTTTTTCAAGATTCACAACACTCTATTTTAAGATTGTTAAAAATTAAATAATAATGTTTCGGAATATTATTAAATTGATAATTTATGATTAAATATTATTAAAAATGAAATGTTATGTATGAAACAATGCAATATTAAGAAATCGTTAATTCTTAAATCACTACAAATTGCCTCCCGGAAAATGATTTTACTTTCCCCAAAAGTTCCAATTCCAAAATTATTGGTAAAATTTTATGAGAAGGAAGTGCTGTTTCCTGAACCAAATCATCCAAAGTTATCTGTGGATTTTCTTTGATGAATTGATGTATTGTTTTCTGATTATCAGTTAATTGTATTGTTGATTCGCTGTAAGGGAAAAGCTCTTCAATTTTTTCGCCGGGATTATTAAATCCGAGCATACTGATAAGATCTTTTATCGTAGAAATCGATGCCGCTTTGTTCTGGAAAATCAATTGATTACAACCCTGGCTGTATGGATCTGTTATTTTTCCGGGAAGAGCAAATACATCCCTGTTGTATTCGTTGGCAAAAGATGCCGTGCTTACAGATCCACCTCCAAAACCAGTTTCTACGACGATGGTAGAAGGCGAAATTCCTGCAACAATTCTGTTTCTTTGGATGAAATTTTCACGGTCCGGTTTTCTTGATGAATTAAACTCGGTGAGTAAAGCTCCTCCTTCCTGAAGGATTTTCTCTGAAAGTTTCCTGTTTTTTGCA is part of the Chryseobacterium lactis genome and encodes:
- the dprA gene encoding DNA-processing protein DprA, whose product is MISEEYFYAIALRECSQIGDINFHKLVRTFGSAHEAWKRAKKEYKKIDGLGQKTVSDIGNETHLKFAEKEIQFCEKNNILIRLRHLNEIPTLLNECIDAPAILYQKGNIEDSLKKVSMVGTRNMTSYGKQFIEDFFEATQTSKYASVSGLALGIDKEVHEQSIRNHKPTIAVLAHGFQFLYPAKNRKLSEKILQEGGALLTEFNSSRKPDRENFIQRNRIVAGISPSTIVVETGFGGGSVSTASFANEYNRDVFALPGKITDPYSQGCNQLIFQNKAASISTIKDLISMLGFNNPGEKIEELFPYSESTIQLTDNQKTIHQFIKENPQITLDDLVQETALPSHKILPIILELELLGKVKSFSGRQFVVI